The Clavelina lepadiformis chromosome 1, kaClaLepa1.1, whole genome shotgun sequence genome segment AGGTCTTCACTTGTGTATTAAAAGCTTTCGATCACAATAATGTAACCTACTTTCTCTTTACGGTTTAGGATTGTGAACCAGGTTTTTTAATAGAACTTGTACTAAAATTACGTCCACAAGTGTTCAGTCCCGGTGATTATATTTGCCGGAAAggagacgtcggaaaagagatGTATATTGTGAAAGAAGGTTTGCGTGAGAAAACTTCTGCATATAGGAAAATAACGTCAATAACTTAAACCGGACTTATACCAATCCtttgcattttaatttttcaggtAAATTAGGTGTTGTTGGAGACGATGGAGTCACTCAATTTGCAGTTTTAGATGATGGTGCTTATTTTGGGGAAATTAGCATCCTTAACATATCTGGAACTAAAACTGGAAACAGAAGGACTGCGAATATACGAAGCATCGGGTATGTTTTTAGAAGTACAGTTTTAACGGAAACATCACCATCTGCCtttagcaaaatttttatatttcgtTTTTCTCAGATATACGGATTTGTTCTGTCTTTCCAAAGATGATTTGCTGGAGGTACTATCGGAATATCCTAGTGCAAAAGCGATCCTGGAGGAGAAAGGCAAGAAGATGTTAATGAAGGATGGTTTGGTTGATAAAAAGGAAGAGGAGGTAAGTCGTCTTCAAGAACATCTAATCTAATCGTAATCGGGATATGGTTGCAAACATAAACTACTTTCTGCATTTTATCATGGTTGTGTCAAGTTGGTATCTGCTTTCCAGGGCGAGGAAGGCATGAATGAAATCGAAGTTTCTCAAAAAGTTAGAAGCTTAGAAAAGAAACTTACAAAGATACAAAGGCAGCTTTCACATCTTCTAGCTGAGTTTGCATCTTCcgaaaaaagatttaaaagacGAATTTATGAACTTGAACTTGGCCAGGGTTTGATATCAAGTGGCTTTTCTACACAAAAAGATAGTCCACCGGATGATGCTCCCAGTACAAGTAAAGCTTAGACAAAAGATCTTCTAGTTGAAACTACTGCTTTAAGTGGCCCCTTGGTGGAAGAACACCTCCAAATGAGCGTTTGGAAGCTGATTTTAAGCTGTATTGCAGGTTGTTACAACTGAAAGCTTAAACCTCAGTGACACAGTTACGATACCCTACTATAAAAGAACTTGAGTTTTCAGCAGATCTTAAACGCAAATGCATGCAAGTTATGGCAAATGAGAAATCGCTACAATGAAAACAGTATTGCTGTTATTGCTTAATCGAACTCTAGCTTCCGCAACTGACACGTTTTTAGAAAGTAATTAATGCATCGTTATAAATGTATCTTCTTGAAGTGCAAGAAATTTCATTGTATTTTTGGTTGACGTAGTTCGTCGTATTTTTATGCAGCTGTACgaaatgttattttgtttaaagcgaccagaaatttaaaaaaacaagtcACGAAAAGTGTGTTTGAGCTTATTTTATCTGTGGTTCCAATTTCCTAATTCCCAGTTCGTAAATTTTATGTAGTTATccgcaaaaacttttttcaaaaattagcgaATCAgtcaaaaaatacttttgcaCAACACCGGTCCTATccaaaaaattttgacctgaattttgctttcttagctgatttaaaaaaaaacatttttttaactaaataGTTATCATTGATTAGACAACATTGTGCgctttattttattgtattaattcatttaaatattGTATGCTTGCTTATTCTATTTTTTGCTTCAAGCCTAACCTTGCCCTtgcaaacataaaaaaatactCAGTTTTTTCTACATCACTAAGTGTCGCTGTTTTCAAAATAGTTGCTACAACAGATTTTCTTTCAGTTTTCTTCGTTTGACAACCTAAATGATGATTGGATAATTTTGTTTACGAAAGTTATCTTGAGTTATTGATTTAAGATAAATATGTCATTGTCGATTAACGGTTATTAACTACAAAGTCTAGcgcttttattctttttgttatttgatcGCGCCATGGAGGAAGCAATAGATTTCGACTTTTTTGATGGTAATGACAGTGATGGTGTCGGTACCGGATCATCTATCAGTACTAGGCCTACAGGTATAAGCTACCGGCAATTACATAATTAGAAAACTTGTTTAACATGTGTTGCCCTTGTTTGCTGCCAAACAGAAATAGTTAATTTTGTTAGTTTAGTGCATCGGTGGAGAACCATACGTGATTCATTTGTTTGCTATAGACTCCTGCTACTCAAATTGTTCTTTATTtgattgtgcacttctgcactagacgcAATTCTATAATGTATAGAAATAGCAGAAATACAGTTTCCTAGCCTTATGTTGATGCACAAATAGTATTAGCCATTTTATTAGTAGTCATATTCGGACGCACTTCCTTGGTACAATTACGTTTCTGGGGTTGAGTGACAAAGACGCATAATCCGCACACACCTTACAAACTTAACACATAATTGTCAACTCAACAGCCGAGTGGTTAGAGCACTGGGCCATAGGCTAGTTGACAGAATGGAAACTGCACCCTCGAGAATTTTCAAGACTGTGCTTGGTGTACCCGAATGTTTCCATTTATACCGCCAAAAAACAGGACCACAGGCTTTGTGTTAAAGCTAGTGCTCAATACAGACCGAAAAGTGCGCCTAGTACACCATTTTGCACCCAATGCACCTCGATTTTAGCTGTCTCGAGATCTCATCTGAAAGTGACATGCTGGCAATAATTTAGCCCAGGCTTGCAATAAATCGTCTCATTTTCGACAGTTGGTGGTGCTACTGTTGTAATGCCCTAGTGCAATGCATTAGCGATGTGTGTTCCTATTCAATGGACCTAGTGAACAGTTCCAAGTACAAGAAATACCATATAAATCCAATAAAAAACGTATATCAATAGGAATTTCACAACGGCTAGCTCGCTAACTTGGCTTGCCCAAGCGAGTTTTagttgtgcaaagactttcctaaATCCGAGAATAAAAATTATGACACCGTACTACCACCCTCCTACTTAGCAACTGAAGTTGACTAAACCACAACCTGCGTATTCTTTCAAGTACTTTCAACATGGTGGTTGATAAAATATATCtctaaaaagttttgtttttttcaggaGTTACGTATGAAGCAGTAAAAGCCAACGACAATAAACACAGACATCGGTCACATAACAGTCGAAGTACAGAGTCTCACAGTTCATCTGACTCCGAAACAGTGACTAGCAATAATCATCATAGTCAACTCCACGGAACTAATGAAAGTGACAGTAATATGAGTTGTTCAGCAGCAACTGATTCAAGCAAAAAGATTATGAGAAGAGAATCAACAGATGATACTTCCTGTACAGATTCTGAGAGAAATGTGACATCTAGTGGAAGTGAAATTTCCAAAGCAGAACGCCATGGTCATTCTAATGCTAATGATTCCGAAAACTCATCCAAACGCCAACAACGACCATCAAAAAAATCAAGGGACACATCCAATGTAAAATCCCATGATATACAAGCGGACGGAGATGGATTTTCTTCCGACTCTGTCACTGATGTTTCTCCTCTCACTTCACCAGATGGCTCGCCACAAATTCGACGTCGTGGTGCAAACGAAAATCCAAGTAATGAAACCTTTCACAATACATCTAGCAATGAAGCTCAAAATAGTCAAGTGCGCCATATTACAAAACTGAACGTTACATTCAAAAATTCATCTTCTATGGAGAAAATGGATAAGTCAAGGCACAATAGTTCTATCAAAAAGAACAGCCAACGCACCAGCTCTTTGAGGAAGAAATCACCACGAGTTCGAAGTCCCAAGTGGAAAAAGGAATACTTAAGTGATAGTGATGATGATTTTGGAGAACATCATCATCAGAGTGGTCACGAAAAACAAGGTTTATTTAAGACAAGACAGCAAAGTGCAATGACCGACCACAGAAGACGACTTCTTGATTCTGCAGCTCGAGGCTCCATGGACATTAGCAGCTTGCTGGAGACTGTTCTTGAATTTGAACAGAAGAATTATAATAGACAGGTAAAATTGTTGTGTAGTTTTCTAACTTTTTAATTGGCTCCCAGTTTATTTACTtatacattatacaacaaCTTTGTTATTCATCGGCATTGCTAGTTGACAGTGATTGCAACATTGCAAATAACTGAACTATCAGCAACTGTGCCCATTTGCTTTTGAATGATGGAGTCAGTGTTAAGTGTGAGTTTTTATGTGACAATTATTGAACATTCAATGTTTGTTTACTCAACTTGTGAAGTGTGTGAGAAACTTACTTAAGTAAATGGTGTCCCATTCCCAATCCAACATgaggtaaatatttttcaaatacagCGACCTAAATTTTGGGGattatttaattaaacttGTTATCAACATCGATTATGCTGTTTAAACTACATTGGAGGGTACTGTTTTTCGGCACAATAACCATGGGCTTTGTTAATGCTAAGATGCAACATTCAGTTACCATCAGTTAAAAGGTAGCAATGAACATTTGTATATTTGAGCACAACTTTTTAACGGGGAGCAATGTTGGGGGAATCCTAATTAACAAGTAAGTGTTTATACCCTAGGTGACACATAGAATGCATCAACCTATGAACTACAGAATTGGGGACAATTTAATCCATAGACCAGAACATTTTGGCAGAAAGAATATGTCCTTTACCAATGACAAGGTAACATGTACATTACAATACAGTATGTAACCAAATACTACTTTCTTGCCTTTGGTCTATTTTATATGATTCATGAATAATTAATAGCTAGTAGCTTTTATGTAACTGGTTGTGCTGTAAAAATGAGGATATTTACAACATAATTAAGTTCTTGAGTGCGCCTACAATGAAAATACTTTTTGAACCAGGTTCGCGAAATAGATCAGGAAAACCAGCGTCTCCTGAAACAAATTACAAGGCAATCACGGCCATCTAGTGCATCAAGTGTCCGGTCTAATGCCAGCTATGCCTCAAATACTTCATTGAACAGTAAATGCAGCAGGTATTTAGTAATCAGTAGCTTTGTAAACACCTTGGGGTAAAATAGTGGCAATCCATCATCGTATAACATCACCCTTTGTTCCATTGCAGCCGTAGCACGTCTTCAAGGTTAAGTAGAATGAGTAGTGGAAGAAGACCGAGTGAAAAGCCGGTCAAATTATACCACACAGCAATCAATAGAATTCAACAACAAAGGCAGATTGAACGGGAAAATATGGTGAGTAATACCACATTGAAATCTGCTGCCCATGGcaataaacaaatttgttgtaaTTCAAATAAATGTCATTCCCTTTCAGCAACTTCTTAAAAGGCTTAATTCAGCGAAGGCTACTCCTGGAATGCAGCGACAGCGCCAGTTAGCAGACCATAAAAGACAGGCAGAATATATAGGGACAACCATAGACAGGAACGGAATGTCAACAAGGAAAGCGAATGGTACTCAACTGGCTTGCTTGTAATTAACGTCATTTGATTAAACTCCATCTTACTATCTTCCTAAATTTTCCAGAACTGACCAGAAATGCAGAAGTTGTGCAGGAAGTGATGGGTCTGAGGGAAAGCCGCCGAAAGCCAGTGCGTCCTGCTTGGCAGGAATCCTGGTGAGCATTATTCATCCAAATCATAATCAGTCATTCCAGGGTTAGAAAGCAGTAAGTTTGCAAACTGCAGTGTTTTTTAGCGGACCAAATTCTCACAGTCTTATATTTGTGGTGCTATAAGACTGTAACATGAAAGAAGCATTACCTGATTAAACCACTTTGTAATTTTCTCATTCATAGCATGCTTTTCCTACTATCTTAGACTTTTAGAGTGCTCTGTACACTGTGACTGTAATGTGCTGTAAATGTATTGATTACATCGAAATAAACGATGTCTTGCTCAgacaagaaaaatttattattgctTTCATTATTTTGTGGCTTGCCCACGTAAAACGGATATGTTAAATGAAAAGTAAATGGCTGAGTAACTTGCTGAGAATGCAATTGACACTTTATTGCATTGGAGTTGGCATACCAGGATCTTAGTGCACTGGACTTCAATGAATCAATGACAGGAAGCACTAACTTTGCAAGGActaaaagaaaaagcaaatatgCTTAATCAGCATATTGCacacaacaatataaaaaacaagTCAATGCCACTGTCAGCATAATGTatgtcaattttttaaaaatgttgatgTGTATAAGTCGAGGTGCTATAGCAAATGGTACGGTGTGTCCTTGCACAACTATTGCCAAGATATATCCCAGGTAATACAGCTTCATTGATGTATTTCCCGCTTCGAAGGGTCCCAGATATTATCGATGTTGGAGACTCAAAACCAAATCTTTATGTTTTTCGACTTTCACCGCATTCATTGCACTTCGTACGTTTCCTGCCAATTCTGTGATCTGCAAGCAACCTCATTTTATGTCGATTTCCACAAAATATGGGGCGACATTGACACCATAATTATTGAGACAGTAAATAATACATAACTCATGCATCACTAGTACAATTGACGTAACTACAGTATGTACAGGGTGAATGTAGTATTTGCAGTACGTACCATACAGACATCTTCAAAATCAACTGACTTGGCTTTTAAGATCAATGCAGGATTATTTCCGGCTGATCGAAGACTGGGTTGTTTGTAACGAGTTCCACTGGTTAATGTCGCCACCTTCCGACTGCATGAATTACAAGTAAATTATgaacaaataacaaagtaaaatatatttatatcataAACTAGAGGAACACCAAATATTTGGCAGGTGGAATTAATTCGGCTAAACCAAGCAAAATCGTtcaattgtaaaataaaaataaagaaattaggCTGAAAACTCCTTCATTGAAGGAAAATTACAACAACAGCAGATATAATTGTGCATGTAACAGAAAATCTAAGCATATCATTTATATACTTTTCCGTTGCAAGTAAAACATTACAACTAAGTATACTTTAACTCAACTACTGTATCATACTTCTTTAATTATATGTCACGCTGTATAAGCACTGTTTTGTTCACTTTTGCGATAACAATATTTGCGATACTATATTGCTGGATTCGACTGAAATAATTCAGTTGTATACTTTTTCCAAACACTCGATTTCGGACCAAATCTAAAAACACAATCTTCGGTACACCCCTATCATAAACTATGtacatttttttccaaagctATGAATATGGAAAGTTAAATCAATGTTTCAATTGCAGTCTGTGGGCATCAAATAAGCGACTACCATTGTGaaacatataaaaaagcaTACTTGTATAACTGCACTCTGTTCATGTATTCAACAGCATCTATCTTCGAATCTAGCGCTGTCAtgtctatgacgtcactgaAAAACATTACTATGGTAGAAATAGATTTCAAGCATAAGAGCTCAGCAAGCGAACAACTATGACAGAAAGCAGTCAAGTATTTAACTTACTGATTGTACTGGGTGATTATTCCAGAAAGTATAGATTGCTCATCATGCTTGCTGTGAGGAGCACTGCCAACAGGACTGGAATCGTGGTAATCTGGCGTATTCACTGGATCAGTGGAATTTATGGAGTCAATTTGGTTGGTCTGCTGATCGAGTGGGGAATactaaatgaaaaaagtgcaattataattatgtttgaatttaacaaactttacaaaaactaAGATTGTAAATACGTTTGGCAAGGGTATTCaataacttttcattttagCCTTGCATTCACCAGACACTGTAAGCTAAATGCAATCCGTTCAAGAAACCCGGATACAAAAGTAGTTTCCACGATTTTAATCCTTTATTTGTTTGCAGCccaaagttttgaaaagaagTAACTCAAAAGATTCCATAAAAATACACTCATATAAACCAACAAAAGTGATTAAATAGCCTACACTCATAGAATACAATTTTAATAACTATTCATATATCTACTGCGGTTCTCACATCATTGTCATTTCCGAAACATCTCCTGCAACACCACATTATTTCAGCATAATTGAGACAACCTTCACCTCTTCACCACTTACAATCGGATGCAAAGCTCTGAAACCCTATCTAAGTTAATATTGATATACTCTTGTGTCGTTCTGCAATTGTACACTGTATAAGTAGCATAAACCACTTTAAATATACGATATAGCCTAGAGAATGAAATTACATTTCTAATGATGTAAAAATCTTTACTGTACGATTTGtaaattgaaacttttaagttttagccaaacttcaaagaaaaattttcgtGAATTGGCTAGTCTGCTCTGCTACCATGCTAGAAAAAACGAGTCGAAATTCGAAAAGTGCAAAACTATACTCAAAGTGCGCTACTAGGCCTATATCTAACACTCCTAAATGTGACGTCACTACCTTATTTTTACATGGTTGTGCACCTGAAAATGTAATTTTCAAACGCTGTTGTGCACCAATAGGCAACAAAAAATGTGAGCCAGTATGTGGAGTGTGTACCAAATATCAATGTTTGGGAATTACTTCGTTTACAACGTAGCTTTTTTGACCCATTTTGTTCACTAGATAGCTACGTTTTCTTTCCATAGGGGATTGTGCACTTACATACGGTGCGGCAACTTAGCCTACAGCCGGTAAGTAATATTATACGGTATGGTACTAATTCCACAATTAACTGAACGCTTGGTCTAACAAGTAACAACGTATCTCTCAATTAATTAT includes the following:
- the LOC143456241 gene encoding uncharacterized protein LOC143456241, producing MEEAIDFDFFDGNDSDGVGTGSSISTRPTGVTYEAVKANDNKHRHRSHNSRSTESHSSSDSETVTSNNHHSQLHGTNESDSNMSCSAATDSSKKIMRRESTDDTSCTDSERNVTSSGSEISKAERHGHSNANDSENSSKRQQRPSKKSRDTSNVKSHDIQADGDGFSSDSVTDVSPLTSPDGSPQIRRRGANENPSNETFHNTSSNEAQNSQVRHITKLNVTFKNSSSMEKMDKSRHNSSIKKNSQRTSSLRKKSPRVRSPKWKKEYLSDSDDDFGEHHHQSGHEKQGLFKTRQQSAMTDHRRRLLDSAARGSMDISSLLETVLEFEQKNYNRQVTHRMHQPMNYRIGDNLIHRPEHFGRKNMSFTNDKVREIDQENQRLLKQITRQSRPSSASSVRSNASYASNTSLNSKCSSRSTSSRLSRMSSGRRPSEKPVKLYHTAINRIQQQRQIERENMQLLKRLNSAKATPGMQRQRQLADHKRQAEYIGTTIDRNGMSTRKANELTRNAEVVQEVMGLRESRRKPVRPAWQESW
- the LOC143456525 gene encoding ragulator complex protein LAMTOR1-like: MWCCRRCFGNDNDYSPLDQQTNQIDSINSTDPVNTPDYHDSSPVGSAPHSKHDEQSILSGIITQYNHDVIDMTALDSKIDAVEYMNRVQLYNRKVATLTSGTRYKQPSLRSAGNNPALILKAKSVDFEDVCMITELAGNVRSAMNAVKVEKHKDLVLSLQHR